The following coding sequences lie in one Ostrea edulis chromosome 8, xbOstEdul1.1, whole genome shotgun sequence genomic window:
- the LOC130049795 gene encoding apolipoprotein(a)-like — MTHATDCKIPEVSYLGTQNVTERGFECQAWDKQYPHRHSYGSYPGARENYCRDFDSDEPWCLTTNKKVVWDRCIVPSCGVNVIANSSSCVSIDELDISELKNERSCGSYCNWIRTTINDAITKRNLQNGRTCGIRDKKKIVRKHEQLLQRGTYTPWMCSISIFDGNKDDCITPENQDPGVQWNKEILSK; from the exons ATGACACATGCTA CAG ATTGTAAAATCCCTGAAGTTAGTTATCTTGGAACACAAAACGTAACAGAGCGAGGGTTTGAGTGTCAGGCGTGGGACAAACAGTACCCACACAGACACAGCTACGGATCCTACCCCGGGGCTCGTGAGAATTATTGCAGAGATTTTGATTCTGACGAACCGTGGTGCTTGACAACGAACAAAAAAGTGGTCTGGGATCGGTGCATAGTGCCTTCTTGTGGGGTAAATGTGATAG CGAATTCTTCCTCATGTGTGTCTATCGATGAATTGGATATATCTGAACTGAAGAACGAAAGAAGTTGTGGATCCTACTGCAA CTGGATTAGAACAACTATAAATGACGCAATAACAAAAAGAAATCTGCAAAATGGACGTACATGTGGAATTCGGGACAAGAAGAAAATAGTTCGTAAACACGAGCAGCTTCTTCAAAGGGGCACCTATACACCATGGATGT GCTCCATCTCAATATTTGACGGCAATAAAGATG ATTGCATTACCCCAGAAAATCAAGACCCAGGCGTTCAGTGGAACAAGGAAATACTCAGTAAATAA